Proteins from one Salvelinus namaycush isolate Seneca unplaced genomic scaffold, SaNama_1.0 Scaffold3800, whole genome shotgun sequence genomic window:
- the LOC120040810 gene encoding uncharacterized protein LOC120040810 has protein sequence MWNQASPVWLSGVNRTPLWNQSSPVWLSGVNRTPLWNQSSLAEWCEQNSSVEPVQSSLAEWWEQLLTPLWNQSSPVWLSGVNRTPLWNQSSPVWLSGVNRTPLWNQSSPVWLSGVNRTPLWNQSSLAEWCEQLLPPLWNQSSPVWLSGVNRTPLWNQSSPVWLSGVNRTPLWNQSSLAEWCEQNSSVEPVQSSLAEWCEQNSSVEPVQSSLAEWCEQNSSVEPVQSSLAEWCEQNSSVEPVQFG, from the exons ATGTGGAACCAGGCCAGTCCAGTTTGGCTGAGTGGTGTGAACAGAACTCCTCTGTGGAACCAGTCCAGTCCAGTTTGGCTGAGTG GTGTGAACAGAACTCCTCTGTGGAACCAGTCCAGTTTGGCTGAGTGGTGTGAACAGAACTCCTCTGTGGAACCAGTCCAGTCCAGTTTGGCTGAGTGGTGGGAACAGCTCTTAACTCCTCTGTGGAACCAGTCCAGTCCAGTTTGGCTGAGTGGTGTGAACAGAACTCCTCTGTGGAACCAGTCCAGTCCAGTTTGGCTGAGTGGTGTGAACAGAACTCCTCTGTGGAACCAG TCCAGTCCAGTTTGGCTGAGTGGTGTGAACAGAACTCCTCTGTGGAACCAGTCCAGTTTGGCTGAGTGGTGTGAACAGCTCTTACCTCCTCTGTGGAACCAGTCCAGTCCAGTTTGGCTGAGTGGTGTGAACAGAACTCCTCTGTGGAACCAGTCCAGTCCAGTTTGGCTGAGTGGTGTGAACAGAACTCCTCTGTGGAACCAGTCCAGTTTGGCTGAGTGGTGTGAACAGAACTCCTCTGTGGAACCAGTCCAGTCCAGTTTGGCTGAGTGGTGTGAACAGAACTCCTCTGTGGAACCAGTCCAGTCCAGTTTGGCTGAGTG GTGTGAACAGAACTCCTCTGTGGAACCAGTCCAGTCCAGTTTGGCTGAGTGGTGTGAACAGAACTCCTCTGTGGAACCAGTCCAGTTTGGCTGA